The following proteins are co-located in the Tardibacter chloracetimidivorans genome:
- a CDS encoding sensor histidine kinase codes for MGSRGLWLIPAAAGSMCAAMPAAAATGAFGRETLGLSPVTLIGLVTGVWLVGAAWAVARSIRWASEARLAGRANARLKALVAAAPAAYLLVSRDRKTASSASLLPLMGLSAEPQSLHDLHGLDDRIEAKDIAGLIDDIASMPVSGRPFARLLHAKGEDRIFRAEGRIAEPELVGDGGVVVWFSDVTEWQSERDSLAGRVDQMSTALTAISALIEAAPFPIWHRRGDGVLTLVNSAYVSAVEAPSAAEAVARGAELFDDSRGMAPREAAVQAKADNRPLVRTAPAIVAGERRMFRVLDVPLGGAGVAGFAFDIEDLEQTRAELLRFSRAQRHTLDRLSAGVAQFGADRTLVFFNQPFARIFALEPEWLAERPEFDRLLERMREKRRIPEQRDFLSWRNERRQWFTTASEAIEETWALPEGSHLRVFAQPHPDGGLLVIFEDRTEQFRLASSRDTLLRVQAATLDNLFEAVCVFAANGRLQLWNSRFADMWGVRHEELQEHPAIDQLVSIASQALARPERAEMLKHFVRSATTDRRQRSGRLSLKDGRHLEFAAVPLPDGNALFTMLDITDSRRIESALRERNEALEAADRLKSAFVANMSYELRTPLTSILGFSEMLTGGYAGDLNGQQGEYMRAILESADRLQGLIDNILDLAISDAGALELDIQPVEVKALVDAAVAAKADMLAEKQLDLNVRVRANAGRIECDERRLSASLHHLLSNSINFTPAGGRVMVLAEGSREGVRITVSDSGIGIAPEQQERVFSPFNREDEGVGSSIGGLGLALVRRYVSLHGGTVELHSEVGSGTTVTLAIPRHHRPA; via the coding sequence GTGGGAAGCAGGGGTTTATGGCTGATACCGGCTGCGGCCGGGTCGATGTGCGCCGCGATGCCGGCCGCCGCCGCCACAGGCGCGTTCGGCCGCGAGACGCTGGGCCTGTCTCCTGTCACCCTTATCGGGCTTGTCACCGGCGTCTGGCTGGTCGGCGCTGCATGGGCGGTCGCGCGGTCGATCCGCTGGGCGTCCGAGGCGCGTCTGGCCGGTCGCGCCAACGCGCGGCTCAAGGCGCTGGTGGCCGCCGCGCCCGCGGCCTATCTGCTCGTTTCCCGCGACCGGAAAACCGCTTCGTCCGCTTCGTTGCTCCCGCTGATGGGCCTTTCTGCCGAGCCGCAGAGCCTGCACGATCTCCACGGCCTTGATGATCGCATAGAGGCGAAGGATATCGCCGGGCTGATCGACGACATCGCAAGCATGCCAGTCAGCGGGCGGCCGTTCGCAAGGCTGCTGCACGCCAAGGGCGAGGACCGCATCTTCAGGGCCGAGGGGCGGATCGCCGAGCCGGAGCTGGTCGGTGACGGGGGCGTCGTGGTCTGGTTCTCGGACGTCACCGAATGGCAGTCGGAGCGGGATAGTCTGGCCGGGCGCGTGGATCAGATGTCAACGGCGCTCACGGCCATTTCCGCGCTGATCGAAGCCGCGCCTTTCCCGATCTGGCACCGCCGGGGCGATGGCGTGCTGACGCTCGTCAACAGCGCTTATGTGAGTGCGGTGGAGGCACCAAGCGCGGCCGAGGCGGTGGCGCGTGGGGCAGAGCTGTTCGACGATTCAAGAGGTATGGCGCCTCGCGAAGCCGCGGTCCAGGCAAAGGCCGACAACCGCCCCCTGGTGCGTACCGCGCCCGCGATCGTCGCTGGCGAACGCCGGATGTTTCGCGTGCTGGACGTGCCGCTGGGGGGAGCGGGCGTGGCGGGCTTTGCCTTCGACATTGAGGATCTGGAGCAGACCCGCGCCGAGCTGCTGCGCTTTTCGCGCGCGCAACGCCACACGCTGGATCGGCTGTCCGCCGGAGTCGCGCAGTTCGGCGCGGACCGGACGCTCGTGTTCTTCAACCAGCCGTTCGCCCGCATCTTTGCGCTTGAGCCGGAATGGCTGGCGGAACGGCCGGAGTTCGATCGCCTGCTCGAGCGGATGCGCGAGAAGCGGCGCATCCCCGAGCAGCGCGACTTCCTGAGCTGGCGCAACGAGCGGCGGCAGTGGTTCACCACTGCTTCGGAGGCGATCGAGGAGACATGGGCGCTTCCCGAAGGTTCCCATCTGCGCGTTTTCGCCCAGCCGCATCCCGATGGCGGGTTGCTCGTCATCTTCGAGGACCGGACCGAGCAGTTCCGCCTCGCCAGCTCGCGCGACACGCTGCTCCGCGTCCAGGCGGCGACGCTCGACAATCTGTTCGAGGCGGTCTGCGTGTTCGCCGCCAACGGCAGGCTGCAGCTGTGGAACAGCCGGTTCGCCGACATGTGGGGGGTTCGCCACGAGGAGCTTCAGGAGCATCCTGCGATCGACCAGCTTGTCTCCATCGCCTCCCAGGCGCTCGCACGGCCGGAACGGGCGGAGATGCTCAAGCACTTCGTCCGCTCCGCCACCACCGACCGCCGCCAGCGCAGCGGCCGCCTGTCGTTGAAGGACGGGCGGCATCTGGAGTTCGCCGCCGTGCCGCTGCCCGACGGCAACGCCCTTTTCACCATGCTCGACATCACCGACAGCCGCCGCATCGAATCGGCGCTGCGGGAACGGAATGAAGCGCTGGAAGCGGCCGACCGACTGAAATCCGCCTTCGTCGCGAATATGAGCTATGAATTGCGGACTCCGCTGACCTCGATCCTCGGCTTCAGCGAAATGCTGACCGGCGGCTATGCGGGCGATCTGAACGGTCAGCAGGGCGAATATATGCGCGCCATCCTGGAATCGGCGGATCGGTTGCAGGGGCTGATCGACAACATCCTAGACCTCGCCATTTCCGACGCGGGCGCGCTGGAGCTTGATATCCAGCCGGTGGAGGTGAAGGCGCTGGTCGATGCCGCGGTCGCAGCCAAGGCGGATATGCTGGCCGAAAAGCAGCTGGACCTGAATGTGCGGGTGCGCGCCAATGCCGGGCGCATCGAATGCGACGAGCGAAGGTTGAGCGCCAGCCTTCATCACCTGCTGTCGAACAGCATCAACTTCACGCCTGCGGGCGGCCGGGTGATGGTGCTCGCCGAGGGAAGCCGCGAGGGGGTTCGAATCACCGTGTCCGACAGCGGCATCGGCATTGCGCCTGAACAGCAGGAGCGGGTGTTCAGTCCGTTCAACCGCGAGGATGAAGGCGTCGGCTCGTCGATCGGCGGCCTTGGGCTGGCGCTGGTCCGCCGCTATGTCAGCCTGCATGGCGGCACGGTGGAGCTTCATTCCGAAGTCGGATCGGGAACGACGGTGACGCTCGCCATCCCCCGGCATCACAGGCCCGCATGA
- the tsaE gene encoding tRNA (adenosine(37)-N6)-threonylcarbamoyltransferase complex ATPase subunit type 1 TsaE, protein MIELSGEEAMRAFGARLAGCLRTGDVVALSGDLGAGKTTLARGVLEGLGLAAEAPSPSFTLVQSYAPPEVRLPVWHVDLYRLSHPEEAEELGLDEALSEGALLIEWPERLGSWLWPDALVIRIDGAGGDRRRLTATVPPAWGGRWPPR, encoded by the coding sequence ATGATCGAGCTTTCCGGCGAAGAGGCGATGCGCGCATTCGGGGCGCGGCTCGCCGGCTGCCTCCGCACGGGCGATGTCGTGGCGTTGAGCGGCGATCTTGGCGCGGGCAAGACAACGCTGGCGCGCGGCGTTCTGGAAGGGCTTGGCCTTGCGGCCGAAGCGCCCAGCCCCAGCTTCACCCTTGTCCAGAGTTATGCCCCGCCCGAGGTGCGATTGCCCGTCTGGCATGTCGATCTCTACCGCCTCTCGCATCCCGAAGAGGCGGAAGAACTGGGACTGGACGAGGCGCTTTCCGAAGGGGCGCTGCTGATCGAATGGCCCGAGCGGCTGGGAAGCTGGCTGTGGCCGGACGCGCTTGTCATCCGCATCGATGGGGCAGGCGGAGACCGGAGGCGCTTGACAGCAACCGTGCCGCCCGCTTGGGGAGGACGATGGCCTCCCCGATGA
- a CDS encoding aminoglycoside phosphotransferase family protein: protein MIPPPAAPAFLARSGWADADILPLAGDASFRRYFRVVQGGRTAVLMDAPPEHEDSRPFLAIAAHLRGLGFSAPDVLAKDMDKGLILLEDFGDARVNPLLEREPGLERGIYERAIDLLAELHRSPPGNVPAYDAAVLHREAGLLTEWYAPALGVAVDAPAFATAWEQALGPVLEQTARRPVLVLRDYHADNLMWLPDRAGIRALGLLDFQDGLAGHPAYDLVSLLQDARRDVAPELEEAMIRRYVAAAGVADADAFRAAYEVLGAQRNTKILGIFTRLWKRDGKPGYLAFQPRVWGCLDRNLAHPALVPVRQWFDANLPASARAEAWREKA from the coding sequence ATGATCCCGCCGCCCGCCGCACCCGCGTTTCTTGCCCGCTCAGGCTGGGCGGACGCCGATATTCTGCCGCTGGCGGGCGACGCTTCCTTCCGCCGCTATTTTCGCGTGGTACAGGGCGGCCGCACCGCCGTTCTGATGGACGCGCCTCCGGAACATGAGGACAGCCGCCCGTTCCTCGCCATCGCCGCCCATCTGCGCGGGCTGGGCTTTTCCGCGCCGGACGTGCTGGCGAAGGATATGGACAAGGGTCTGATCCTGCTGGAGGATTTTGGCGACGCCCGCGTCAATCCGCTGCTGGAGCGCGAGCCGGGGCTGGAGCGCGGCATCTACGAGCGCGCGATCGATCTTCTGGCCGAACTGCACCGCTCACCCCCCGGCAATGTGCCCGCCTATGACGCCGCCGTGCTTCATCGCGAGGCGGGACTGCTAACCGAATGGTACGCCCCCGCGCTTGGGGTGGCGGTGGATGCCCCCGCCTTTGCCACCGCGTGGGAGCAAGCGCTTGGCCCGGTGCTGGAACAGACTGCGCGCCGGCCCGTGCTGGTGCTGCGCGACTATCACGCCGACAATCTGATGTGGCTGCCGGATCGCGCGGGCATCAGGGCGCTTGGCCTGCTCGATTTTCAGGACGGGCTTGCCGGGCACCCCGCCTATGATCTTGTCTCGCTGCTTCAGGACGCGCGGCGCGACGTCGCGCCCGAATTGGAGGAAGCGATGATCCGGCGCTATGTCGCAGCGGCGGGCGTGGCCGACGCCGACGCCTTTCGCGCGGCCTATGAAGTGCTTGGCGCGCAACGCAACACCAAGATCCTCGGCATCTTTACCCGGCTGTGGAAGCGCGACGGAAAGCCCGGCTACCTCGCATTCCAGCCGCGCGTATGGGGCTGCCTGGACCGCAATCTCGCGCATCCGGCGCTTGTCCCGGTCCGGCAATGGTTCGATGCCAATCTGCCCGCTTCGGCACGGGCAGAGGCGTGGAGGGAAAAAGCATGA
- a CDS encoding nucleotidyltransferase family protein translates to MPGTAMVLAAGLGKRMRPLTATRPKPLVEVAGRTLLDRALDRLRAAGISQAVVNVHYLADALEAHLKSRPQDMDIRISDERTKLLETGGGVVHALPLIGDDPFYIVNSDNLWVDGPVDTLRLLAQRWNADEMDALLLMVPLARANCHTGFGDFHMDPSGRVSRRRAGRVAPFVFTGVELVSKRLFDNPPEGAFSMNLLWDRAIEAGRCYGISHQGLWFDVGTPRARAQTEAMITHG, encoded by the coding sequence ATGCCCGGGACGGCGATGGTGCTGGCGGCCGGGCTTGGCAAGCGCATGCGGCCGCTCACCGCGACACGGCCAAAGCCGCTGGTGGAGGTGGCCGGGCGCACGCTGCTCGACCGCGCGCTGGATCGGCTGCGCGCCGCGGGGATCAGCCAGGCCGTGGTCAACGTCCATTATCTGGCCGACGCGCTTGAGGCGCATCTGAAGTCGCGCCCGCAGGATATGGATATCCGCATTTCCGACGAGCGGACGAAGCTGCTGGAGACGGGCGGCGGAGTCGTTCATGCGCTGCCGCTGATCGGCGACGACCCGTTCTACATCGTCAACAGCGACAATCTGTGGGTGGACGGTCCGGTCGACACATTGCGACTACTTGCCCAGCGCTGGAACGCAGATGAAATGGACGCGCTGCTGCTGATGGTGCCGCTGGCGCGCGCCAACTGCCACACCGGCTTCGGCGATTTCCACATGGACCCAAGCGGCAGGGTCTCCCGCCGCAGGGCCGGCCGGGTCGCGCCCTTCGTCTTCACCGGAGTGGAGCTGGTGTCGAAACGCCTGTTCGACAATCCGCCCGAAGGCGCGTTCTCGATGAACCTGCTGTGGGACAGGGCGATCGAGGCGGGCCGCTGCTACGGAATCTCTCATCAGGGCCTGTGGTTCGATGTCGGCACGCCGCGCGCCCGCGCGCAAACCGAAGCGATGATTACGCATGGCTGA
- the addB gene encoding double-strand break repair protein AddB — MAEGARPSVSTIPPHRAFVDALAAGLLARAGDDPMVLARGLVLLPNNRSCRALSDAFVRRLGTRGLLLPRMAPIGGLDLDEAVGVAFDDLGHAAEIPAAIDGCARRLMLARLVQRFGDLEGRPMGAAEAVRLAGQLARTLDQLVAEEVPASRLAEAVPENVAAHWQQTLKFLRIVTEQWPEVLSGLGQTDAVARRNLMFDGLARCWRDDPPPGFVIAAGITTSAPAVGRLLRVISRLPDGEVVLPGLDLGMADEEWDLLGPVETGDGRVYHCESHPQFQLKLLLDHMGVGRGEVTRWRWGGGRDAPAARTRAVEAAMTPAETTGKWQDMSARDRRIPGVRFFEAATPGEEAQAIALALRRALDTPEQTAALVSPDRGLARRVAAHLKRWGIAIDDSAGLPLSRTPAGAFLALLADAAAERFAPVALLALLKHPLIRAGEERLGWLEEVRALDKALRGPRPGAGLDGIATHLAQLAALQGPHWLDREERLALAGWWATVEPLLRPLEQAFAERRVTLTALVEVLIAAGETLCGDALWAGPAGRAASDLLVRLGQHGGALGEVDPAELPALLVHMMDEVAVRPPAGGHPRLAIYGLIEARLQRADLMILGSLNEGVWPALPSPDPWLAPRIRAELGLPGLERRIGLAAHDFVSALGAPQVLVTRARRDVSKPTIASRLWLRLEAMTGGMPRQPLLPGWAAGLDAPQGKARPVGRPAPRPPADQRPKKISVTAVDKLKADPYEFYAKHILRLVRRDPVDVDPSAADRGNAMHAIMEAWVKEDGGRDPALLIARAEKMIGDWTEHPLLRVLWQPRVLRAVQWAAEQLGSDMADGWLPVAVEARGERTHAGVALNGRADRIDARDGALRIVDYKTGKPPSTRQLKAGFALQLGLLGWLADQGAFDPVTGTALRFDYWRLSGGREKPGEARSALKEKKSDWIEPEAFAAFCAAEFADAAEKYLTGTQPFVAKLHPQYALFSDYDQLARVAEWLGRERTGDG; from the coding sequence ATGGCTGAGGGCGCAAGGCCCAGCGTCTCCACTATTCCCCCGCACAGGGCCTTTGTCGATGCGCTTGCCGCAGGGCTGCTCGCAAGGGCGGGGGATGATCCGATGGTGTTGGCGCGGGGGCTGGTGCTGTTGCCCAACAACCGCTCCTGCCGCGCGCTGTCGGACGCCTTCGTCCGGCGGCTCGGCACGCGCGGGCTGCTGCTGCCGCGCATGGCGCCGATCGGCGGCCTCGATCTGGACGAGGCGGTCGGCGTCGCTTTCGACGATCTTGGCCACGCGGCCGAAATCCCCGCCGCCATCGACGGATGCGCGCGGCGGCTGATGCTTGCGCGGCTGGTCCAGCGCTTCGGCGATCTGGAAGGGCGGCCGATGGGCGCGGCGGAGGCGGTGCGGCTGGCGGGCCAGCTTGCCCGCACGCTCGACCAACTCGTGGCCGAGGAAGTGCCCGCTTCGCGGCTTGCGGAGGCAGTGCCTGAAAATGTCGCGGCGCACTGGCAGCAGACGCTGAAGTTCCTCCGCATCGTGACCGAGCAATGGCCGGAGGTTCTGAGCGGCCTGGGCCAGACCGATGCGGTGGCCAGGCGCAACCTGATGTTCGACGGCCTTGCCCGGTGCTGGCGGGACGATCCGCCTCCCGGCTTTGTCATAGCGGCGGGCATCACCACATCCGCCCCCGCCGTCGGCCGCCTGCTGCGCGTGATCTCGCGTCTGCCAGATGGGGAAGTCGTGCTGCCGGGGCTGGACCTCGGCATGGCAGATGAGGAGTGGGATCTTCTCGGGCCGGTCGAGACCGGCGACGGGCGCGTCTATCATTGCGAAAGCCATCCGCAGTTCCAGTTGAAGCTGCTTCTCGACCATATGGGCGTGGGCCGGGGCGAAGTGACGCGCTGGCGCTGGGGAGGCGGGCGTGATGCGCCTGCCGCCCGCACGCGCGCGGTGGAGGCGGCGATGACCCCGGCTGAAACCACCGGCAAATGGCAGGATATGTCCGCGCGCGACCGCCGCATTCCGGGCGTGCGCTTCTTTGAAGCGGCGACTCCGGGGGAAGAGGCGCAGGCGATCGCGCTTGCCCTGCGCCGCGCGCTCGATACGCCGGAGCAGACTGCAGCGCTCGTCTCGCCGGATCGCGGGCTCGCCCGCCGCGTGGCCGCGCACCTGAAGCGCTGGGGAATCGCGATCGACGATTCCGCCGGCCTGCCGCTTTCCCGCACGCCCGCCGGGGCATTTCTTGCGCTGTTGGCAGATGCGGCGGCGGAACGGTTTGCGCCGGTCGCCCTGCTTGCCTTGCTGAAGCACCCGCTGATCCGCGCGGGCGAGGAGCGGCTGGGCTGGCTGGAGGAGGTGCGCGCACTCGACAAGGCGTTGCGCGGCCCCCGCCCCGGCGCGGGGCTGGACGGGATCGCCACGCACCTGGCCCAACTCGCCGCTCTCCAGGGCCCGCACTGGCTTGATCGCGAGGAGCGACTGGCGCTTGCGGGTTGGTGGGCGACCGTGGAGCCGCTGCTGCGTCCGCTTGAGCAGGCATTCGCGGAACGGCGGGTCACATTGACCGCGCTTGTCGAGGTGCTGATCGCGGCTGGCGAAACCCTGTGCGGCGATGCGCTTTGGGCGGGCCCGGCGGGGCGCGCGGCATCGGACCTGCTTGTCCGGCTCGGCCAGCATGGCGGTGCGTTGGGAGAGGTCGATCCGGCTGAACTGCCCGCCCTTCTTGTCCATATGATGGACGAGGTGGCGGTCCGCCCGCCGGCGGGCGGGCATCCCCGCCTTGCTATTTACGGACTGATCGAAGCGCGGCTGCAACGCGCCGACCTGATGATCCTCGGCTCGCTCAACGAAGGCGTGTGGCCCGCGCTTCCTTCGCCCGATCCGTGGCTCGCCCCCCGTATCCGGGCGGAGCTTGGGCTGCCGGGGCTGGAGCGGCGCATCGGCCTTGCCGCGCATGATTTCGTTTCGGCACTCGGTGCGCCGCAGGTTCTCGTCACCCGCGCCCGGCGCGATGTGTCGAAGCCGACCATCGCCTCGCGCCTGTGGCTCAGGCTTGAGGCGATGACGGGCGGAATGCCGCGCCAGCCGCTGCTTCCCGGCTGGGCGGCCGGGCTGGACGCACCGCAAGGAAAGGCGCGGCCGGTCGGCCGCCCTGCACCCCGCCCCCCGGCGGATCAGCGGCCGAAGAAAATCTCGGTGACTGCGGTCGACAAGCTGAAGGCCGATCCTTACGAGTTCTACGCAAAGCACATCCTGCGGCTCGTCCGGCGCGATCCTGTGGATGTCGATCCGTCGGCGGCCGATCGCGGCAATGCGATGCACGCGATCATGGAAGCCTGGGTGAAGGAGGACGGCGGCCGCGACCCGGCGCTCCTGATCGCCCGCGCGGAAAAGATGATCGGCGACTGGACAGAGCATCCGCTGCTTCGCGTGCTGTGGCAGCCGCGCGTCCTCCGGGCTGTGCAATGGGCGGCGGAACAGCTTGGCAGCGACATGGCCGACGGCTGGCTTCCCGTGGCTGTCGAGGCAAGGGGCGAGCGCACGCATGCCGGCGTCGCACTCAACGGCCGGGCCGATCGCATCGATGCGCGGGACGGCGCGCTGCGGATTGTGGATTACAAGACGGGCAAGCCGCCGTCGACGCGCCAGTTGAAGGCGGGCTTCGCCTTACAGCTTGGCCTGCTGGGTTGGCTGGCCGATCAGGGCGCGTTCGATCCGGTCACCGGCACTGCGCTCCGGTTCGATTACTGGCGGCTGTCTGGCGGGCGCGAAAAACCGGGCGAGGCGCGCAGCGCGCTGAAGGAGAAGAAGAGCGACTGGATCGAGCCGGAGGCGTTCGCGGCCTTCTGCGCCGCCGAGTTTGCGGACGCCGCCGAAAAATATCTGACCGGCACGCAGCCGTTCGTCGCAAAGCTCCACCCGCAATATGCGCTCTTTTCGGACTACGACCAGCTTGCCCGCGTCGCCGAATGGCTGGGGCGCGAGAGGACCGGCGATGGCTGA